The nucleotide sequence ATCCGCCACGGCTTTGGACCTCCGCTAGCGTGTCGCGGATCTCGAACAGGTCGGTCAGGCGGGCGATCTCGAAGACGTTCCGCACCCGCTCCTGCATCGCGACCAGGGCCATCCGTCCCTTGTAGCGCTTGACCCGCTGAAGGGCCTCGACCAGCGTGGCCACTCCGGAGGAGTCCATGTGCGGTACCTTCGAGAGGTCGATCGCCAGGGTCGCCGGTCTGCTCTGCGTCGCCTCGAGCAGTGCCTTGCGCACCTCCGGCGAGCAGTACAGGTCGATGTCGCCGTGGAGTTTGACCAGCGTGGTCCCGTCCGCGTCCTGAATCTCGCGTACCGGTCCGCCCGTCTGACCACCTTCGGGTGCCGTCATGACTCGCTCCCTTGCCCTTCATCGAGAAACTTCACCATGGTCATTTCCATCCCGCCTTGCTCGTGGCGGCGATAGGTCACCTGGGCCATCGCAGCCCGGATCAGATGCACGCCCAGACCGCCCGGACGCACGTCGTCCAGATCGCGGCC is from Phycisphaerae bacterium and encodes:
- a CDS encoding STAS domain-containing protein; its protein translation is MTAPEGGQTGGPVREIQDADGTTLVKLHGDIDLYCSPEVRKALLEATQSRPATLAIDLSKVPHMDSSGVATLVEALQRVKRYKGRMALVAMQERVRNVFEIARLTDLFEIRDTLAEVQSRGG